In Salvelinus sp. IW2-2015 unplaced genomic scaffold, ASM291031v2 Un_scaffold3341, whole genome shotgun sequence, the sequence GATCTAGAATCCCAATAGAGACCAGAGTCTATTTTTAAATGTGTAGTGTAGCCCTATAACAGTGTTATGTAGCCCTATGACATTGTTGTGTAGCCCTATGACATTGTTGTGTAGCCCTATGACAGTGTTGTGTAGCTCTATGACAGTGTTGGGTAGCCCTATGACAGTGTTGTGTAGCCCTATGACAGTGTTGTGTAGCNGTAGCCCTATGACAGTGTTGTGTAGCCCTATGACAGTGTTGTGTAGCCCTATGACAGTGTTGTGTAGCCCTATGACAGTGTTGTGTAGCTCTATGACGGTGTTGTGTAGCCCTATGGCAGTGTTGTGTAGCTCTATGACAGTGTTGTGTAGCCCTATGGAGGTGTTGTGTAGCTATATGACAGTGTTGTGTAGCCCTATGGCAGTGTTGTGTAGCCCTATGACAGTGTTGTGTAGCTCTATGACAGTGTTGTATAGCTCTAACAGTGTTATGTAGCCCTATGGCAGTGTTATATAGCTCTAACAGTGTTATGTAGCCCTACGACTGTTAAAAAGTCCTTATGATAGAGGGTTCAATTAAAGTGTTCAAATGTTTGCCTGTTATGTCAATGCTGGTTAGTGATTGTTGTAATTCTTTCTTTGTAGACGGTCCCTTCAATCTCTTCAATGCAGAAAGTGGCATTAGACAGGAGCTGGCACGCTGGGTGTCAGGGGGACGTCTCTACGACACCAACAATAGGAAGTGTGCTGGGGTTTCTGGGAAGACAGAGGGTAGTACCCTGGTGTATTCTGACTGTGATGAGAAGAGCGACCTCCAGCAGTGGCAGTGTAGTAACGACACACTGCTCACGCTGAAAGGACATACTCTGTACCTCCACATCAACGACAACAATGATCTGGTGCTGTCCAGAGACACGGGGCCTCGGAGTCGCTGGATCATCTCTGGTACAACCGACGGCCCCTGCTCGAGGACCCACAGAGGTACGGGATTAGAGTCACAAGGTTCTCATTTTTTAGGATTGTAAAATGGATTTTGGACAAAATGGACAAAgtctcaacacacaacacaagaaGCAAAATAAGCAGGTTACATATAACTACATCagacagtatattttatattttacaggTTACATATAACTACATCAAAACAGTACATTTTattgtaaaaaacaacattttcccCTGAGAATCCACAACGTACAGTAACACAGGGACAcactcacagagaaagagagacacactcacagagaaagagagacatactaacagagaaagagagacactcacagagagaaagagagacacactcacagagaaagaaagagagacacactcacagagaaagaaagagagacacactcacagagaaagagagacacacaagtgtttctttctttctctgtgagtgtgtgtctctcttcttctgtgagtgtggtctctctttctttctctgtgagggtgtctcttctttttttctctgcggagtgtgtctctctttctttctctgtgagtgtgtctctctttcttctgtgagtgtgtctctctttctttctctgtgagtgtgtctctctttctctctgtgagtgtgtctctctttctctgtgagtgtggtctctcttttttctctgtagtgtgtctctctttctctgtgagtgtgttctctgttctctctctgtgagttgtgtctctctttctctgtggtgtgtctctctttctttcttgtgagtgtgttctctttcttctctgtgagtgtgtctcttctttctctgtgagtgttctctctttctgttatTTCTCTGTGAGTgtgctcgctcttctctctctg encodes:
- the LOC112075696 gene encoding macrophage mannose receptor 1-like — protein: MTTTMVTVLMLFFHTTLGAPQTDGPFNLFNAESGIRQELARWVSGGRLYDTNNRKCAGVSGKTEGSTLVYSDCDEKSDLQQWQCSNDTLLTLKGHTLYLHINDNNDLVLSRDTGPRSRWIISGTTDGPCSRTHR